In the genome of Scyliorhinus torazame isolate Kashiwa2021f chromosome 27, sScyTor2.1, whole genome shotgun sequence, one region contains:
- the LOC140403187 gene encoding prostaglandin E2 receptor EP1 subtype-like, translating to MDVVRCSMSQHANMTVLDQDVVSTISSLIANSSLPQTNASTLLFSEVAAPLAKSIAIPSFSMTLGALSNIIALVILVKSYARFRRRSKATFLLFASSLVLTDFAGHVIPGALVLRLYTGKIDGEGLMCQFLGGSLVFFGLCPLFLGCIMAIERCVGVTRPLLHSAVVTSTRTKLAVVGLWLVAGFVALLPFMSFGRYGVQWPNTWCFIRVSPHPVWTEDAFALLFSLLGVAALLISLICNTISGVTLIQARIKKQNCNRRTKSHDIEMVVQLIGIMMVSCICWSPLLVIVSINRIQNIEEGDWLSFLGVRMASWNQILDPWVYILLRRAVMRKVYKLFSRKTDFNKSKFDRWEISSFQSSERSVVNRF from the exons ATGGACGTGGTGAGGTGCAGCATGTCTCAACATGCCAACATGACGGTTCTCGATCAAGACGTTGTCAGCACCATCAGCAGCCTGATCGCCAACAGCAGCCTCCCTCAGACTAATGCCAGCACCCTGCTGTTCTCAGAGGTGGCTGCCCCATTGGCCAAGTCCATCGCCATCCCCAGCTTCTCGATGACCTTGGGCGCTCTGTCGAACATCATTGCCCTGGTCATCTTGGTCAAGTCCTACGCCAGGTTCCGCAGGAGGTCGAAGGCCACCTTCCTGCTCTTCGCCAGCAGCCTGGTGCTGACGGACTTCGCCGGGCACGTCATCCCGGGTGCCTTGGTCCTCCGACTCTACACCGGGAAAATCGACGGCGAGGGCCTGATGTGTCAGTTCCTGGGGGGGAGTTTGGTGTTCTTCGGCCTGTGCCCGCTCTTCCTGGGCTGCATCATGGCGATTGAGCGCTGCGTGGGGGTCACCAGGCCCCTGCTCCATTCGGCGGTGGTGACTTCCACCAGGACTAAGCTCGCCGTCGTCGGTCTCTGGCTGGTGGCTGGTTTTGTCGCTTTGTTGCCGTTCATGAGCTTTGGCCGCTATGGTGTACAATGGCCAAATACCTGGTGCTTCATCCGCGTGAGCCCCCACCCCGTCTGGACGGAGGACGCCTTTGCCTTGCTTTTCTCCTTACTCGGAGTGGCGGCACTCCTAATATCCCTGATCTGTAACACCATCAGCGGAGTGACCCTCATACAGGCCAGAATTAAAAAGCAGAACTGCAATCGGAGGACCAAATCCCATGACATTGAAATGGTCGTACAGCTGATTGGGATCATGATGGTCTCGTGCATCTGCTGGAGCCCTCTGCTG GTAATTGTTAGCATAAATCGAATCCAGAACATCGAGGAAGGTGACTGGTTGAGTTTCCTCGGTGTCCGCATGGCCTCCTGGAATCAGATCCTCGATCCCTGGGTCTACATCCTGCTCCGCCGCGCCGTCATGAGAAAAGTTTACAAATTGTTTTCTCGGAAGACGGACTTCAACAAGAGCAAGTTTGACCGCTGGGAAATCAGCTCTTTTCAGAGTTCCGAGCGCAGTGTCGTCAACCGGTTCTGA